Proteins encoded by one window of Chondromyces crocatus:
- a CDS encoding GNAT family N-acetyltransferase — protein sequence MDKTDDSKPSRLTIENLVLARCHAELGPLEPAGTEGATRAHGRFGAHAFQVEVHPGGEAVGLRFADGASSHVERLSLVDALFARFPGARAIEVAAGTSTTTHRRHSFYQVPDLWHHRGDRYPLPHSYTETKGIRHPERTKPTDRVLFKRHCAQANITFEVRNFDLDEHFDLFHRWMNDPEVAVFWEMAFSREKLREYILEKFADPHMLPAIGYFDGEPFAYFEMYWSKEDRLGPHYEADDYDRGFHMAVGESRYRFQGLGRVWFLSMAHLLYLDEPRTMRLVGEPRVDQVRVKNWAKSTPWEIVKEFDFPHKRAVLMMMSRDRFFGSFQL from the coding sequence TCGTTCTCGCCCGCTGCCACGCCGAGCTGGGTCCGCTGGAGCCCGCGGGCACCGAGGGAGCCACCCGTGCCCACGGCCGCTTTGGCGCGCACGCCTTCCAGGTGGAGGTGCATCCAGGAGGGGAGGCCGTGGGCCTGCGCTTCGCCGACGGTGCGTCCTCCCACGTGGAACGGCTATCGCTGGTGGATGCTCTGTTCGCGCGCTTCCCGGGCGCCCGGGCCATCGAGGTCGCGGCCGGCACGTCGACCACCACCCACCGCCGCCACTCCTTTTACCAGGTCCCGGACCTGTGGCATCACCGGGGCGATCGCTACCCGCTTCCGCACTCGTACACCGAGACCAAGGGAATCCGGCACCCCGAGCGCACCAAGCCGACCGACCGCGTGCTCTTCAAACGCCACTGCGCACAGGCGAACATCACCTTCGAGGTCCGAAACTTCGACCTCGACGAGCATTTCGATCTCTTTCACCGCTGGATGAACGACCCCGAGGTCGCCGTCTTCTGGGAGATGGCGTTCTCGCGGGAGAAGCTCCGCGAGTACATCCTCGAAAAGTTTGCTGATCCGCACATGCTTCCCGCCATCGGCTACTTCGACGGAGAGCCGTTCGCCTACTTCGAGATGTACTGGAGCAAGGAAGATCGTCTCGGCCCTCATTACGAGGCAGACGATTACGACCGCGGCTTCCACATGGCCGTCGGTGAGTCGCGCTATCGCTTCCAGGGGCTCGGTCGCGTCTGGTTCCTGAGCATGGCCCACCTGCTCTACCTCGACGAGCCGCGCACGATGCGTCTGGTCGGCGAGCCGAGGGTCGACCAGGTGCGGGTGAAGAACTGGGCGAAGAGCACCCCGTGGGAGATCGTCAAAGAGTTCGATTTCCCTCACAAGCGCGCCGTCCTCATGATGATGAGCCGCGACCGCTTCTTCGGGAGCTTCCAGCTATGA
- a CDS encoding IucA/IucC family protein, with product MSGASEDILADDPHWPLAERRVLAKLLGELVYEGVLRPVPLTEGNDGGFLVELASGARYRFAARRSIWSSLDVDPLSVTHLRDDGEAPAGCAAFLVDARQELRLNDITAGHLLEEIHNTIFSEAAQRRRLATTNAEAMADLAGAALDPLLDAHPKAVANRGRLGWGASELAAYAPESAAPFPLRWLAVRRGGARVVLAPQVEPLSLLRTCMAETDLADLRTRAAARGLDLDQDTVLPVHPWQWDRYIRPQYAPLLASGALVDLGVRGDRYLPQQSIRTLANIDRPTSPDVKLAVSILNTSCHRGIPAKFVEAGSAISGWVADIAARDPFLVERGTVVLRDLAGVHCPHPAYASVPDAPYRYHELLGAVWRESAPARVRTGERVVPAAALYQCDLEGRPLLAEYVRRSGLSVERWLTAFFERAAVPLYHLLCRHGLGIIAHGQNLGLVLDADRPHGMVLKDFHGDVRLVDRPLDEFRTLPPAASAALTRLPSAHLLHDLYTGHFVTVLRFVSSIAERKLGFPERTFYRLLAGALRRYQDENPALAERFAMFDLFRPQMERICINRARFRIGYGDSSERPLPDLGDPLENPLATSDHDEGAPP from the coding sequence ATGAGCGGGGCCTCCGAGGACATCCTCGCCGACGATCCGCACTGGCCGCTCGCGGAGCGACGCGTGCTGGCCAAGCTCCTCGGCGAGCTGGTCTACGAAGGCGTGCTCCGCCCTGTTCCCTTGACGGAGGGCAACGACGGAGGCTTCCTCGTCGAGCTGGCGAGCGGCGCCCGTTACCGCTTTGCGGCGCGCCGCTCCATCTGGTCCTCACTCGACGTCGACCCGCTCTCGGTGACCCATCTGCGCGACGACGGCGAGGCGCCCGCTGGATGCGCGGCGTTCCTCGTGGACGCCCGCCAGGAACTCCGCCTGAACGACATCACCGCGGGGCATCTCCTCGAAGAGATCCACAACACCATCTTCTCCGAGGCCGCGCAGCGACGGCGCCTCGCCACCACGAACGCCGAGGCCATGGCCGACCTCGCGGGGGCCGCGCTGGATCCGCTGCTCGACGCGCACCCCAAGGCCGTCGCCAACCGTGGCCGCCTCGGCTGGGGCGCCTCCGAGCTCGCGGCCTACGCCCCCGAGTCGGCCGCTCCGTTCCCCTTGCGCTGGCTCGCCGTCCGCCGTGGCGGCGCGCGCGTCGTCCTCGCGCCCCAGGTGGAGCCTCTCAGCCTCCTGCGCACCTGCATGGCCGAGACCGACCTCGCCGACCTGCGAACCCGTGCCGCCGCCCGTGGGCTCGACCTCGACCAGGACACGGTGCTCCCCGTCCACCCCTGGCAGTGGGACCGCTACATCCGGCCTCAGTACGCCCCTCTCCTCGCGTCTGGCGCGCTCGTCGACCTCGGCGTGCGCGGCGACCGCTACCTCCCCCAGCAGTCGATCCGCACCCTCGCCAACATCGATCGCCCCACCTCGCCCGACGTCAAGCTCGCCGTCTCCATCCTCAACACCTCTTGCCATCGCGGCATCCCCGCCAAGTTCGTCGAGGCGGGCTCCGCCATCTCCGGCTGGGTCGCCGACATCGCTGCGCGCGACCCCTTCCTCGTCGAGCGCGGCACCGTCGTCCTCCGCGACCTCGCTGGCGTTCACTGCCCACACCCCGCTTACGCCAGCGTCCCCGACGCTCCGTACCGCTACCACGAGCTGCTCGGCGCCGTCTGGCGCGAGAGCGCCCCTGCCCGCGTGCGCACCGGCGAGCGCGTCGTCCCGGCCGCGGCCCTCTACCAGTGCGACCTCGAAGGCCGCCCCCTCCTCGCCGAGTACGTACGCCGCTCCGGCCTCTCCGTCGAGCGCTGGCTGACCGCCTTCTTCGAGCGCGCCGCCGTCCCCCTCTACCACCTCCTCTGCCGCCACGGCCTCGGCATCATCGCCCACGGCCAGAACCTCGGTCTCGTCCTCGACGCCGATAGACCCCACGGCATGGTCCTCAAGGACTTCCACGGCGACGTCCGCCTCGTCGATCGCCCCCTCGACGAGTTCCGGACCCTCCCTCCCGCCGCCTCTGCCGCCCTCACCCGGCTCCCCAGCGCGCACCTCCTCCACGACCTGTACACGGGGCATTTCGTCACCGTCCTCCGCTTCGTGTCCTCCATCGCCGAGCGCAAACTCGGCTTCCCCGAGCGCACCTTCTACCGCCTGCTCGCTGGCGCCCTCCGCCGCTACCAGGACGAAAACCCCGCGCTCGCCGAGCGCTTCGCCATGTTCGACCTCTTCCGCCCGCAGATGGAGCGCATCTGCATCAACCGCGCGCGTTTCCGCATTGGCTACGGCGACAGCAGCGAACGCCCCCTGCCCGATCTGGGCGACCCGCTCGAGAACCCCCTGGCCACGAGCGATCACGACGAAGGAGCACCCCCGTGA
- a CDS encoding lysine N(6)-hydroxylase/L-ornithine N(5)-oxygenase family protein, translated as MNKKVADIAGIGIGPFNLSIAALLKEIPAAEAVFFERKPRFDWHPGLMFREARMQTSFLKDLVTAVRPTSPYSFVNYLVNTGKFYPFLSASVETVGRQEFTDYMGWVTSQLDTLRFGTDVQELQFVDDHFLVRTSTGAVRARNVSLGSGRIPHIPEAVASVVGDRCFHAINILARKTNLAGARVAIVGGGQTGAEVFLNTVRNHWGTPREVLWVSRRLNFEPLDETPFTNELFMPDYVRMFHTLDAGRRRALVEQQKLAGDGISPSTLREIYRELYELRVSGDPKEVSLLPARDMIEVQKNGEELGITTHNRLDGSRERHTVDAIILCTGFVERLPAYLEPLQSRLHLDEHGRLQLGRAFDVQWDGPPDNRIYGLNLGRYSHGIAESQLSLAAWRSGVIINHLLGRPIFDVDASAGFVRWGSASEPQRQAFGA; from the coding sequence GTGAACAAGAAAGTCGCAGACATCGCTGGAATCGGGATCGGCCCGTTCAACCTCAGCATCGCCGCCTTGCTGAAGGAGATCCCCGCCGCCGAGGCGGTGTTCTTCGAGCGCAAGCCGCGCTTCGACTGGCACCCCGGCCTCATGTTCCGCGAGGCCAGGATGCAGACGTCCTTCCTCAAGGACCTCGTCACCGCCGTGCGACCGACGAGCCCCTACTCGTTCGTCAACTACCTGGTCAACACCGGCAAGTTCTACCCCTTCCTCTCCGCGAGCGTGGAGACCGTCGGCCGACAGGAATTCACCGACTACATGGGCTGGGTCACCAGCCAGCTCGATACCCTCCGCTTCGGCACCGACGTCCAGGAGCTCCAGTTCGTCGACGACCACTTCCTCGTCCGCACCTCCACCGGCGCCGTGCGCGCCCGCAACGTCAGCCTCGGCTCCGGCCGCATCCCCCACATCCCCGAAGCCGTCGCCTCGGTCGTCGGAGACCGCTGCTTCCACGCCATCAACATCCTCGCCCGGAAGACCAACCTCGCTGGCGCCCGCGTCGCCATCGTCGGCGGCGGCCAGACCGGCGCCGAGGTCTTCCTCAACACCGTGCGCAACCACTGGGGAACGCCCCGCGAAGTGCTGTGGGTCTCGCGCCGCCTCAACTTCGAGCCCCTCGACGAGACCCCGTTCACCAACGAGCTGTTCATGCCCGACTACGTCCGCATGTTCCACACGCTCGACGCCGGGCGCCGCCGGGCCCTCGTCGAGCAGCAGAAGCTCGCGGGCGACGGCATCTCCCCGAGCACCCTCCGCGAGATCTACCGCGAACTCTACGAACTGCGCGTCTCCGGAGACCCGAAAGAGGTCAGCCTCCTCCCGGCCCGCGACATGATCGAGGTCCAGAAGAACGGCGAAGAGCTGGGCATCACCACCCACAACCGCCTCGACGGCTCCCGGGAGCGCCACACCGTCGACGCCATCATCCTCTGCACCGGCTTCGTCGAGCGCCTCCCCGCCTACCTCGAACCCTTGCAAAGCCGCCTCCACCTCGACGAGCACGGGCGCCTCCAGCTCGGCAGAGCCTTCGACGTCCAGTGGGACGGCCCTCCCGACAACCGCATCTACGGCCTCAACCTCGGCCGCTACTCCCACGGCATTGCCGAGTCCCAGCTCAGCCTCGCCGCGTGGCGCTCCGGCGTGATCATCAACCACCTCCTCGGCCGCCCCATCTTCGACGTCGACGCCAGCGCAGGCTTCGTCCGCTGGGGCAGCGCCTCCGAGCCCCAGAGGCAGGCCTTCGGCGCGTGA
- a CDS encoding MFS transporter, with protein sequence MTRDPSQDRDAVRALVAVAFTIFLDLVGFGIILPVLPYFTEAMGASAAEVALLATTFSIAQLAFSPVLGRLSDRFGRRPVLLISIAGSVVSAALLWRADTLAMVFTSRAIAGMSKANLSTAHAYVADLVTPENRAKIMGRLSAAASLGLVAGPAIGALLAVDRMPTLPFLVTAILSAVNLLLVAWWVPEIPAARRRGSPARAPSTAGPRLPSTADSRLARTPSDRTPSDTTTTTLAWLLVAGFLFFFGYTGIQATFALFTKRLFGWGSWETGWVLMLMGASMALAQGLAIGRIVTRFGEASAAALGFAIFLAGAACLGFSALQGSLGALLAGSVVLVVGAGVLQTCLTALVASLARAESRGLLLGFRDAAGAFGRIFGPMIAGFTFEHLGITWPSLLAGASALLALLIVLGLGDRTRLPAPQRARNT encoded by the coding sequence ATGACCCGCGATCCCAGCCAGGACCGAGACGCGGTCCGCGCCCTCGTCGCCGTCGCGTTCACGATCTTCCTCGATCTGGTCGGCTTCGGGATCATCCTCCCCGTCCTCCCCTATTTCACCGAGGCCATGGGCGCATCCGCTGCGGAAGTCGCGCTCCTCGCCACCACCTTCTCCATCGCGCAGCTCGCCTTTTCCCCGGTGCTCGGCCGCCTCAGCGATCGCTTCGGCCGGCGCCCCGTCCTCCTGATCTCCATCGCTGGCTCCGTCGTCTCTGCCGCCCTCCTCTGGCGCGCCGACACCCTGGCCATGGTCTTCACCTCCCGCGCCATCGCGGGCATGTCCAAGGCCAACCTCTCCACGGCCCACGCCTACGTCGCCGATCTCGTCACCCCCGAGAACCGCGCCAAGATCATGGGCCGCCTGAGCGCAGCTGCGAGCCTCGGCCTCGTCGCCGGCCCGGCCATCGGCGCCCTCCTCGCCGTCGACCGCATGCCCACCTTGCCGTTCCTCGTGACGGCCATCCTCTCCGCCGTGAACCTTCTCCTCGTCGCGTGGTGGGTCCCCGAGATCCCCGCCGCACGCCGACGTGGCAGCCCTGCGCGCGCTCCTTCCACGGCCGGTCCGCGCCTCCCGTCCACTGCCGACTCACGCCTCGCGCGGACGCCCTCCGACCGGACGCCCTCCGACACCACCACCACCACCCTCGCCTGGCTCCTCGTCGCCGGCTTCCTGTTCTTCTTCGGCTACACCGGCATCCAGGCCACCTTCGCCCTCTTCACCAAGCGCCTCTTCGGCTGGGGCTCCTGGGAGACGGGCTGGGTGCTCATGCTCATGGGCGCCAGCATGGCCCTCGCCCAGGGCCTCGCCATCGGCCGCATCGTCACCCGCTTCGGCGAGGCGAGCGCTGCCGCCCTCGGCTTTGCCATCTTCCTCGCCGGCGCCGCCTGCCTGGGCTTCAGCGCCCTCCAGGGCAGCCTCGGCGCCTTGCTCGCCGGCAGCGTCGTCCTCGTCGTCGGCGCTGGTGTCCTCCAGACCTGCCTCACCGCCCTCGTCGCCTCCCTCGCCCGCGCCGAGTCGCGCGGCCTCCTCCTCGGCTTCCGCGACGCCGCCGGCGCCTTCGGCCGCATCTTCGGCCCCATGATCGCCGGCTTCACCTTCGAGCACCTCGGCATCACCTGGCCCTCCCTCCTCGCGGGCGCGTCCGCCCTCCTCGCCCTGCTCATCGTGCTCGGCCTCGGCGACCGCACCCGCCTCCCGGCCCCCCAGCGCGCCCGGAACACGTGA